The sequence below is a genomic window from Paucibacter aquatile.
TCTGATGGCTGTTCTCGCCGTAGCGCAGGTCTTGCACCTTGACGAAGCTGCTGTTCATCTGGCCGGGGTACTCGGACAGCGTGCCTTCTTCGGTGCGTGCGCTCAGGTAATTGCTGATCGCAGCGTCATATTGAGCGATGCGGTTGAAGGCGGCCACGGAGGCGGCAAAGCGGGTCTTGTCGCTGGTCTTGCCGTGAGCCTTCAGCTCGGCCAGCACTTGGGCGTACTGGCTGGCGTCGGTCAGCACGGTGACGTCTTTCCAGTTCTTGGCCGCGCTGCGCACCATGGCCGGGCCGCCGATGTCGATGTTCTCGATTGCGTCTTCCAGCGTGCAACCGGGCTTGGCGACGGTGGCCTCAAAGGGGTAGAGGTTGACAGCCAGGATGTCGATCATGGTGATGCCGTGCTGAGCGGCGGCAGCCATGTGTTCGGGGAAGTCGCGGCGGGCCAGCAGGCCGCCGTGCACCTTGGGGTGCAAGGTCTTGACGCGACCGTCCAGCATCTCGGGGAAGCCGGTGTGATCAGCCACCTCGGTCACTGGCAGGCCGGCATCGGCCAGCAGCTTGGCCGTGCCGCCGGTCGACAGCAGGCGCACATTCAGGGCGTGCAGCTCCTTGGCGAATTCGAGGATGCCGGTCTTGTCGGACACGGAGATCAAGGCAGTCAGTTGCGTCATGGCAGGTGCTCGTCGGGGAGTGTGGATTCGTGGCGTGTGCTGTGTGCGGGGCTCACAGCATCTGGTGTTCGGTCAGCTTGCGGCGCAAGGTGTTGCGGTTGATGCCCAGCCATTCGGCCGCCTTGCTCTGGTTGCCCTGGGCTTTTTGCATCACCACCTCGAGCAGGGGCTTTTCCACCAGCTTGATCAGCATCTCGTGCATGGAATGAGGCTCCTCGCCTTCCAGGTCACTGAAATAGGCCTGCAGGTTCTCGCGAACGCATTGATCGATCGGGGTGGGCGTGGTGCTCATGCAGAAGCTTTCGGTGCGTGTTCTTTTTGTGAGGAGGCGTCGTCGGTGTCGCCGCCATCGTCCCCGAGGGGCAGCGTCGACACAGGCAGCCGTTCATGCTGGTCGGCCAGCTCGGCGAACCACTGGCGCAGGGCGATGACCTGGGCCTCGCAGCTCTCCAGCAGGTTCATGTGCTGGCGGAACTCTTCGCCGCCGGGCAGGCCGCGCACGGCCCAGCCGATGTGCTTGCGCGCGCTGCGCATGCCGGCCAGCGCGCCATAGAGGCTGTAGTGGTCGTGCAGGTGTTCGATCAGCCAGTCGCTGGCGTCCTGCACGCGCGGTGGCGGCAGCGCTTCGCCGGTGCGCAGGAAGTGATCGATCTCGGCAAAGATCCAGGGCCGGCCTTGGGCAGCGCGGCCGATCATCAGGGCATCGGCGCCGGTGCGATCGAGCACGGCCTTGGCTTTCTGAGGCGAATCGATGTCGCCATTGGCCACCACCGGGATCTGTAGCGCGGCCTTGACCGAGGCCACCGTGTCGTACTCGGCCAGGCCTTTGTAGCCCTGCTCGCGGGTGCGGCCATGCACGGTGACCATGGCAATGCCGGCATCCTGCGCGGCCAGGGCCAGGCGCTGGGCGTTCTTCTCGGTTTCGCACCAGCCGGTGCGCATCTTCAGGGTCACCGGCACGCCGAAGGGCGCGGCCGCTTCGACCACGGCGGCCATGATCTCGGTGGCCAGGGGTTCGTCCTGCATCAGGGCCGAGCCGGCCCATTTGGTGCAGACCTTTTTGGCCGGGCAGCCCATATTGATGTCAATGATCTGGGCGCCGCGCTCGATGTTGTAGCGGGCGGCCTCGGCCATCATGGGCGCGTCGGTGCCGGCGATCTGCACGGCGATGGGACCGGCCTCACCGTCGTGGTTGGCGCGGCGCGAGGTCTTGAGGCTGTTCCAGAGGTCTTTGCGCGAGGTCACCATCTCGCTGACCGCATAGCCGGCACCCAGGCGCCGGCAGAGCTGGCGGAACGGCCGGTCGGTGACGCCGGCCATGGGCGCCACGAACAGTCGGTTGGGCAGGGAATGGGTGCCGAGACGGAGCGTCGGCAGGGCGGCGGGCATGGAGACGACGGCGGGCGAAAAAGAAGCGGTGGAGCGGCGGGGCGCCAGCGCGGCGGCCGCACTGGCAGGCAGCTGGCGAGCCGTTCACAGCCCTCAATCTGCCCAAAAAAGAGGCAGGATTATATGCCGCGGGTGCCCGTCCAG
It includes:
- the dusB gene encoding tRNA dihydrouridine synthase DusB, with translation MPAALPTLRLGTHSLPNRLFVAPMAGVTDRPFRQLCRRLGAGYAVSEMVTSRKDLWNSLKTSRRANHDGEAGPIAVQIAGTDAPMMAEAARYNIERGAQIIDINMGCPAKKVCTKWAGSALMQDEPLATEIMAAVVEAAAPFGVPVTLKMRTGWCETEKNAQRLALAAQDAGIAMVTVHGRTREQGYKGLAEYDTVASVKAALQIPVVANGDIDSPQKAKAVLDRTGADALMIGRAAQGRPWIFAEIDHFLRTGEALPPPRVQDASDWLIEHLHDHYSLYGALAGMRSARKHIGWAVRGLPGGEEFRQHMNLLESCEAQVIALRQWFAELADQHERLPVSTLPLGDDGGDTDDASSQKEHAPKASA
- a CDS encoding helix-turn-helix domain-containing protein; amino-acid sequence: MSTTPTPIDQCVRENLQAYFSDLEGEEPHSMHEMLIKLVEKPLLEVVMQKAQGNQSKAAEWLGINRNTLRRKLTEHQML